taaatggaaaactatgatcgaaaaccagactggcaagaaaatcaagtggcttaggacggacaatggaggggaatatagaagtgatccgttcttcgatgtgtgccaagagtatggtattgttcgacacttcacagttagggatacaccacagcagaatggagtggcagagcctatgaatcgaacattgctggagaaagtttgatgtatgttgtccaatgctgggttgggcaagcaattttgcgctgaggctgtgacatacgctggccatcttgttaatcgtttgccttcatctgcattagaaagaaaaactcctatggaggtatggtctggaaaaccggttACAGATTATGATtcattacatgtgtttggatccactgcatattaccatgtgaatgagtcaaagttagatccgagagcaaagaaagctctctttatgggaatcacttctggagtgaagggattcgtctttggtgcttagacacaaagaaaatgatctgtagcagagatgtcacctttgatgaatctatcacattgaaaaaggtagcagatgaAGATATTTAGACGAgcgatactccacagcaggtggagtgtactccaaaacaggtggagtttgagcagatggggatttgcccagttaataagtctaattctccagccacaacggaggaattagaggttgaagaggttctgacccaagaaccgtTAAGTACACTAGAACCAGTTgtagttgcaaggccacggagagaaattcgtagacctgctcgatttactgatatggtggcctacgcccttcctgttgttgatgatgatattcctgtcacttatcaagaagcaatccaaagcttagaaagtgataaatggaaaagcgccatggatgaagaaatgcagtctctccggaagaacaatacttgggaattggcgcaattaccgaaaggtaaaagggcaatcggatgcaagcgGGTATTCACAAAGAAAGATtgatctcctagcaagaaagatgttcgctacaaggcaagattggtagctaaaggctacgcttagaaggagggaattgactacaatgatgtattttcccttgttgtgaagcattcctccattagaattttgttagccttggtagcacagttgaatttggagctagctcaacttgatgttaagacgattttcttgcatggtgagttagaagaggagatctatatgactcagcccgaaggatacaaagatgctggtggtagaaattgggtttgtaagttgaacaaatcgctatatggattgaagcaatccccgaggcagtggtacaagcgatttgatagctttatgagaaggcagaagtacacaagaagcaaatatgacaattgtgtgtatttgcagaagctgcatgacggatctttcatttatctactcttatatgttgatgacatgttaattgcttcgaagagccaaaaggAGATAGacaagctgaaggctcagttgaatcaagagtttgagatgaaagatctaggtgaggccaagaagattcttgGTAtagagataagtagagatagacagagaggcaagctttgcttgaatcagaagcaatatctgaaaaatgtATTACAAtattttggtgtaaatgaaaacacaaaacatgtaagtaccccacttgcttctcatttgaaacttagtgctcaattatctccgaagactgaagaagaaaaagaatatatggcaaaagtcccatatgctaatgcagttgggagtttgatgtatgcgatggtgtgtacgcggcctgacatttcacaagctgttggagttgtgagcaggtatatgcatgatcctggaaaaggacattggcaagctgtgaaatggattctacggtatcttcgaaaaaaccgtagatgttgtttaatttttgaacaggataaagcacttggtcagtttgtagttggatatgttgattccgactttgctggtgatttagataaacgtcatTCAattacggggtatctgtttattcttgcgaaagccccagtgagttggaagtctaccttacagtctacagtagctgtgtctactacagaggcagaatatatggcacttacagaagctgttaaggaggctatttggcttaatggattgttgaaagacttgggagttgttcaaagtcacattagtctatattgtgacagtcagagcgctattcatttagcgaaaaatcaagtctatcattcaagagccaagcatatcgacgtaagatatcactttgtgcgggaagtctttgaaaaaggaaaaattctatttcagaagattccgacagcagataatcccgcagatatgatgaccaatgtggtaacaacaatcaagtttaatcattgtttgaacttgattaacatcctgagaatttgagcacctttaggtgtatagTGTTCGAGAGCGCATTtcgaggcactacaaaagatagctttatcgaatatggggagttgaaggaagtgtgtgaagatgtgattatcctaatcaaatcttcaaggtggagattgttgaaaagtcaattaagggggtgttgaaaagtcaaaaatgggaggtgcaattggcaccgaaagaaaaagtGATGGCAAGTtatttaaagttgaatgggataattacaattttggtccctaatttttaggccatttgcaagctagtccctgaacttcaactataaatagaccttcttatttttcatttcaaccatcccaaccaatctttctctcttagttttctctcttctcccatttgagaattcttaaggaattctatttgtttgtaatattttggagataataAAGTtgtcatctggtgttagtgcccgaggacgtaggtataatttaccgaacctcgttaaaactcttgtgttttttcttgtcctatttttctttcaatatttgagggtataatagtagtatttaattgtactattaaattacgatagaagggatattctgactaaggaaagacttggtacttaagagatccttgtgatccacctctctttcttgggcattgaactttgtgtgattttttagtacaataatttacacgcttccgaccctattggaacaacataaATCTCGGACTACTGGAGACATTTTGCGTTTTGCTAAGAGACTTACAGCTGATACTTACCAAGCCATGTCGAATACAACTCAAATGGTTCCGAAGGGATTTCAATGGGTAAACTGGAAAAAGCCTCTTGCGGGTTCGGTGATCCTTAACTCGGATGGTGCAGTGAAGTTAGATTTGGGTATAGCCTCAGCAGGTGGTCTCATTGGCGACCATAATGGGGCTTGGATTGCCGGGTTTCTGCTTAAAATTGGTCGAGCTCATAGTTTGCGTTTTGAATTGTGGGGAGGCATAAAGGCTCATTGACGTCGATGTGCGTTTGGTGGGGGGCTGCCTTGCACTTATGAGAGAGCGTTGGGTAAAAGAAGTTGGTCACAATTTTAGTAAGAGAAATAGACCGCGcacatcatttcataaatatcgCACAATCTTTTGACTCTTATATTTTGTTTAAGCGGATGTAGGTTTGTAAATGAGCTTGTTCATTTATTAAACGAACACAAAAATTTTGTTCATACTCAtttatttagcttaataaacGAACATAAACAAACATTATACGAACGGTTCACGAACAATTTATCGAACGTTCTGTTCATTTACGCCCCTAAACAGATGCTTGTGATGAAAGTGTTactagattttaatttttgtacatATAATTCAACAAATATACAAGACTCCATACACAGATGTCAAAGtaacttttaaaaaaacatgttttgaaaaataaatttaagatttactTATATGACGAGacctaatattaaaatttatagtaaaaaacaaattaacttaaattttaaaaaagagagaaaaaaaacctTTCCTTACTCAAGAACCACGTTGTTTCTCAACATTTAAGCTTCCTTTTTACCGGAATTTTGCTTCAAGTCATATTATTTGTATGAAAAAAAATATcttctaaaaaaaacttaattttattttaaaacgttGTTTTCTTTAGAAAAAAGTAAAGCTGCTACCAGAAAACAACTTTCCTACTCAAGAACCACGTTGTTTCTCAATATTTAAGCTTCCTTTTCACCTGAATTTTTGCTTAAAAGtcgtattatttatatacaattaaaggaaaaattttatgtaacaaataaatatttataaaaaaatttaacattataaAAAAACAAGGTGTTATttgaaactataaaataaaaaatattaaacatcatgttgttttaagttaaaaatattttcatagtaATGCTtgttatttaatcaaaataatgtaCTGTTGATAATTTCACACTTAGTTGTAATCCTATTTATAAATGACACTAACTCAGTTaatctttttaaataataaatatagatatcaatgcatgaattttaaattttatataatataaaatattaacgtATTaagatttatataaataattaaaaataattatacaataaaatatacaattttcaAATCTATTACTTAACGAaagtaattttcttaattttaggCAAAAAGGAAAaccattaataattaaattaaaaatatgataaattattatttttctctatttcacttttttttctctattttttcaattattttatccctttacttttattttgtaCATCACGTTAGCCCCTTgactattttcattaaaaaaaaatgttacgTGATTATTTTAAATCAATCAAATGTGAACACGTGGATAACAGTAAAAGTGTGAAAGTGAGAATTTCACCACAAGACAAGAGCCAAAATAGATATTAAGTCTATTGTCAAGGAGTAAAAATGTGAACCAACGGAAATGATCAAAAAGTTAATGTGATGAACATAATAAAAGTAGaggtaaaataactaaaaaataataaaatgtgaaaatgagaaTTTCCCTCTAATATAAAAGCccaaataaatattaaacttgcttttaaaaaaataataattactgacaaattaattaaaaatgagacataagatatatttttaatacattttttaaaatcttaaaagaaAACTTGTAAAAAATACATATAGGCATAAGGTTCTGACTTACCAGGGAACATGGGTTTTGGCCTAAAGTTTAGGTTTTTCTAATGAAAGTAGGTCTAAAATCATATTGGattgataaaaaaatcatttatttttactttttatatcaTTAAATCATATTATTTCTAACATCACATATGATTTTATGTGCTtaatcttttacttaattttttaaacattattctATGAATTGTtcaacataattaaaatttattaatttatttatcaattcaaatattatagtaataaatatttttcaaataataattaaatcatttttatcatatctaaattactcaaaataatagttaaaaaacataattaatatatatcaatTAATTTGCTCATTAAATATAgtgaaaatttctaatttctattAAAGCATTTTTACAAACTAATGATATAATTGGAAATTAAGCTCTTCACtattcaatttttacttttttttataatatttaataaattgacCATAATAGTTTGtaagataatatataattaaaattatactagATTAGATGATATAAATATAttagttctaaaaattttaaatatacaacataaataattaaaattaaagtaatataattattctaaatattttggttagtgaaaacataataattaaaaaaataaagaaattcaatatagaatttaatttttatttattttaatttcatttaataaaagtaCTTTAATGAAATCAAGACCCTTTGATTAGTTTTcttatcaaataaatttatttaaccaaatattttagttcaattaaaatttttatttataaatgtgataaattttataaataataacaatattttaaaatgtaaaatataataatataatgaaCAACTAAGATGATATCGGACAGATTAAAAGTTTTTCCAAATTCGTGctttcatatattatattatattatttattgatgtgtaattgatattttttgcaaaaaagtaaatattatttccataattataaattatatttaatatttttttgacacaaagtaatatttaaatataaaatatataaaaataaatcaatataattGATCGAATTAATTTGCTGAAGAATtccattctattattttatatataatgaaattaatttttaattttatgtctCGAAcagttatatatttaaaaaatgaaaaatatatatttttagtttttttataggCACTTATCTATTTGACCCTTCTTTTACGAGATAATTACGTCTGAAAAAGTGCCAAAACTAAAGAAAGGTCTAATCTTTCTCTACCCCTTTACTCTTCAGAcgttcacaatttagtccatttattttTAGTTCAATTTCTCCGCTCGtcttaattcaaaaattaatgcCCAATTGATAGTATATTAATTGAATTTCATTAAATATAAATACATGTTATCAGTTCGAGTTCAATTTTTAAATTAGGACTTTGAGTTAGAAATTCGatactcaaatttaaaataaaaatctactaatagTGTTGTCAATTGaacttcaaatttaaataaaataaatagagttaAGTAGTTAGCTAAATTCTtggaattaaaagtaaaaatattaaattctacTGTGAGTTCTTGTCTTTatgaaagttgtggatttagtccctatatttttatatGATCAATTTTAATCgttatactttttgaattggtaaattttagtcattgtacttttcaatttttgaaatattgGTCTTGGCTCAGACAGTAGCAGTTAAATCTTGTAGTATGTAtacagttgtagatttagtccattttatctaattggatcattctaagtccTATACTTTTCTAAATATGATGGTAGTCGGTAATCTATTGATTGGaattttagtgagtaatatgtgaaaataataagctgacataatattatacatatgaaaatatgtttgaagcatcatattttgaaaataacagaAGTTTActaaatgaatttaacaaatattGTTTGGTGAGGatcgaaatttcaaaatttggaaAGTATAGatactaaaaatgaccaaataaaaGTAATAggattaaatccataactttTGTTAAGTATAGGGAGTAATAGGAAAATTAAACCAAGTGTTAAATTCCAAAATTCTGAAAAGTGTAAGGACTCAGAGCAGAATTAAAACCCTAAAGAAACGTTGCATCGCCAAACGCGTTTCAGTGTAAGAAGTGAAGCCGTTTGCCCAGTTGCCTGCCCATTGATATTCATAAGCTGTCAGAACATCGATAATTCAAAACAGGCAAACTCCTGTTTcgttaaaaattttttaaattttttacgtgcgttttataattaatattaagatggAATAATTTCGTTTTCAGGGTTATAACATGAATTCTTGTTCCCTAAAATTGATCATAGTACTCAAAATGAGATTTGTAGAAAAATggaatttaatccctaaaacccaatatttataaagtaattttttaaggaaaaaggaaaaatgaaagttaCAGAATAAATTTCCATAGTTTCGTAAAATAGACAGGTGACAGTCATTGGTGTGGCTTTGGAAACGTGTTGAACATTCCTAGTTCTACCTTTTTCTGTGAAAATCACTTTGCTTTTGATGTGTGAAAACAAACATATTAGATCTAAAGTAATAGATACATGTTTCTTTTTTCTGGCTATTTGACCTCTCTCCCTTGGGTCTTTCTTATCATGAAATTATCTTCTTCCCCCTTTCTTTGATTTCTCTCAATTCTTCATACTTTCAAGGTACTTCTTTTTATCATTGCATGCACTGTTTCAGTAGGTTGTTGGTTTATGCTTGTTTCCCCAAGATAATTTAAGTCTTAACATAAAGGTTTTTCCTTGTTTTAAGGTTGTAGGAAAGTGAAGAAATGGTGAAGATTTGTTGTATTGGAGCTGGTTATGTTGGAGGTCCAACAATGGCAGTCATTGCACTCAACTGTCCCTCCATTGAAGTTGTCGTTGTTGACATCTCGGTTACTCGAATCTCAGCCTGGAACAGTGACCAATTACCAATCTATGAGCCAGgtcttaatgaagtggtcaaacAATGCAAGGGAAGGAACCTGTTCTTCAGCACCGACATAGAAAAACATGTCTCCGAAGCAGACATAATCTTTGTTTCTGTAAACACGCCCACCAAAACCCGAGGTCTCGGTGCTGGCAAAGCTGCGGACCTTACATATTGGGAAAGCGCAGCAAGGATGATTGCTGATGTATCAAAATCCAACAAAATCGTCGTCGAGAAATCGACGGTTCCGGTCAAAACAGCGGAAGCCATCGAACGGATCTTGACGCATAACAGCAAAGGGATCAAATATCAAATTCTATCCAACCCAGAATTTCTTGCCGAAGGGACTGCAATTCAAGATCTGTTTAAACCAGACAGGGTTCTTATTGGTGGAAGGGAAACCCCTGATGGTTTAAAGGCAATTCAAGCATTGAAAGATGTTTATGCTCATTGGGTACCTGAAGATCGTATCATTACGACTAATCTTTGGTCTGCCGAGCTTTCTAAGCTTGCGGCTAATGCATTTTTAGCTCAACGGATTTCATCGGTTAATGCAATGTCAGCTCTATGTGAAGCTACCGGTGCCGATGTTTCACAGGTTTCCCATGCCGTCGGTAAGGACTCGAGGATTGGACCAAAGTTCTTGAATGCTAGTGTTGGGTTTGGTGGATCTTGTTTTCAAAAGGATATATtgaatttagtatatatatgtgaatgtaaTGGATTAGCTGAAGTTGCAAATTATTGGAAACAAGTGATTAAAGTGAATGATTATCAAAAGAATCGATTTGTAAACAGGGTGGTCTCGTCGATGTTCAACACGGTTGCCGGCAAGAAAATTGGTATAATGGGGTTTGCATTCAAGAAAGATACGGGTGATACACGGGAGACTCCGGCTATTGACGTATGTAAAGGCTTGTTGGGGGATAAGGCTCGGTTGAGTATTTACGATCCGCAGGTGACTGCGGATCAGATTCAGCGGGATTTGACGATGAACAAGTTTGGTTGGGATCATCCAATTCATCGTCAGCCCATGAGTCCAACCGGTGTGAAGCAAGTAAGTATTGCTTGGGATGCTTATGAAGCAAGCAAGGATGCTCATGCTTTGTGTATTCTTACTGAATGGGATGAATTCAAGACGCTTGATTACCGGAGAATTTTCGACAATATGCAGAAACCGGCATTTGTGTTTGATGGCCGGAATGTGGTGAATGTGGAGATGTTGAGGGACATTGGTTTTATTGTGTATTCCATTGGGAAGCCGCTTGATCCTTGGCTTAAGAACATGCCTGCTGTGGCATGATCGACCTATCTTTCTCTTTATAACTATACTACTATCCCAAAACttcattttacttaatttttatttttaacacctaagtttgtatttttttattatttttattgttactttcaaattatatttatagCAAAATTTGTTATTTCTATGAAActatatgtaattttatttagtttactcAACCCAACTTTACCTGAAATTGGATTTTCAGTTATATAATATGTATACTATGTAGCATCCTTTATCCAATTCAATAATAAGGAATATTAcagtaaaacttttaaaaatcttttaaaatattttaacactTAATATACAATTGTTGGATTCCAACCTTTTAAGTTTTATTATCATTGCTTCATTgcatacaaaaaaaaagaaaagcggttccaatttttttattttattgtattacattttttatttttaaggacACGATTTATTGTTTTACTTAGGGCCTAAACAAATGAAGTTGACTCAATTTCTACCTTTGAAAAATCTTTTTGTGTTTGTTA
The Gossypium hirsutum isolate 1008001.06 chromosome A07, Gossypium_hirsutum_v2.1, whole genome shotgun sequence genome window above contains:
- the LOC107943824 gene encoding UDP-glucose 6-dehydrogenase 5, which gives rise to MVKICCIGAGYVGGPTMAVIALNCPSIEVVVVDISVTRISAWNSDQLPIYEPGLNEVVKQCKGRNLFFSTDIEKHVSEADIIFVSVNTPTKTRGLGAGKAADLTYWESAARMIADVSKSNKIVVEKSTVPVKTAEAIERILTHNSKGIKYQILSNPEFLAEGTAIQDLFKPDRVLIGGRETPDGLKAIQALKDVYAHWVPEDRIITTNLWSAELSKLAANAFLAQRISSVNAMSALCEATGADVSQVSHAVGKDSRIGPKFLNASVGFGGSCFQKDILNLVYICECNGLAEVANYWKQVIKVNDYQKNRFVNRVVSSMFNTVAGKKIGIMGFAFKKDTGDTRETPAIDVCKGLLGDKARLSIYDPQVTADQIQRDLTMNKFGWDHPIHRQPMSPTGVKQVSIAWDAYEASKDAHALCILTEWDEFKTLDYRRIFDNMQKPAFVFDGRNVVNVEMLRDIGFIVYSIGKPLDPWLKNMPAVA